The Salminus brasiliensis chromosome 22, fSalBra1.hap2, whole genome shotgun sequence genomic interval GGACACCATAACATGAGGCACATTATTGGAGGTTCCTTGTTTATgtactttttgacattttttatttgctCTATATCTAGACTATATCTACACAAAtccatttcttaaaaaaaagaagcaaatacTGGAATGGTATGCTGGTCTGATCAGACCCGGACTGTTTTCGTTACCTCACCACCAGTCGAGATGATAATCTTCAAGATGATCCGGGTTCATCTTCTTAAACGTGAAATTTGTTCACAGAAAGCGAAACATTTCTGAACGCAGCAGAAAAAAAGCAAATCGATAAAACTCCTGTTTATATTTTACACACAGCAGCTTAGCTGGACTTGACGTGCCTCTACACTCTCTCGCAACTAGACAGCTAAAGCTAGCTACATCTGCCTACTTCTAAAAAAGTTTCCTACATTAGATCCACCAGGACGTTCATGAGTTGTCAACGTAAATTAAGAGACGTCTAAACACGCAGTCACACGAGCCGACAGCCTGGCTGGTGTTTTATGGCTGCCAACGGTCTTTTTTCAAAGCTGAAGTCCCGGAGTGGAGGACTTTTATTTTAGATAATCTGTCACGAGCCCCACCCTAAACACTAACACGCCACGTCCTgaactcatttttttttttaagtcatttgAGCTCATTTGTTGCATTAAAACCAGTTAGTTgatcaataaaaacattaaaaaaaaaaaaacacaaaaaatcaaACATGTCCAAGTTGTTGGCGTCCGCTACGGTCATGTATCACTCTCGGAGAGTGGTTAAGGTCGCTGCTAaaatcttcaaaataaaagttcccCATCTGTTACTTTCACCGTATAATTTTTTGATTTAAAAAGAAAGTGAAACTGGATGtacttttttttcaacacagtgcTTTAGCTCTTTCTACATAAACTGAACAACAAAAACTCTGAAGACAAGCAGCTTAGACAAACACATTGTTTCCCAATAAGGCTCTGAGCAATTATTTCTTATTCTTTCCAAGAATACTGAACTGCAAAAGAGAGCTAACATCCTTGTAAGACTACACAGAATCACATGGCCAGAGCTTGTTCAGATATGTCTGCAGGGAGGGATGGAAAATAAGGATTTTGCATACTTAAAAGAAAGCTTGAAAGCTTAAAGGAAAATATAAAGGCTAAACATGTCTAGAACAAACTTCTCAAGCCTTGAATCTCTGTAAAATAGTCAGATTTAATGGACCAAAAGGAGTTATACAAAAGCGACGGAAAACAATGTAAATCAATACTGTACACAAGGAACACAACTGACCGTTGCGGGCGATGACTAAACGGAGTAAGTTCTTTTACAGAGCATGAAAACCCCCCAGTGCCAGTCATCAGGAAATATCAGTTTACCACCATAAGTCAGATTATAGTCAAGTGATATCTTCTTATTCAAAATTACAGTAAGGCTAAACcattgcttaaaaaaaacaaaaagaaaaaaaaaaaaatcacttaatACATATACAACCAGGAAGGTACTTCAAGAAGCGAGATTTCTCAGATATACAGCCATTAACAGAAGATGCAGGGGACACCATGTCGTGGGAGAGCTTTTATCATGAAGAGCTGAGAAAACCTGCTGGGAGGAAGCTGCTCCCTCTGAGATCTTAATTATATAACTACACAACGCTGCATTGTAAATGGTTATGATTTGAAGGGGAGGTGAGAATATATATATCAGAAAGTCTTGTTCTACATTTGAAGGAAAATCTGCTTCCTGCCCACAAATAATCTACACCGCATACCCTGAGGCTAAACTGTACACTTAAGCAAACAACATAAGACAGTCATTTTGGCTTCTGACGTGAAATCTGCCGATAAATGCATATGTACACATTTGATCTATTTCTggtaaattaatatataaaccACCACAGGAAGGCTTTCATAGAGAACGCTGGTCGCTCCTCACTTTAAAGTAaatattaaagtgaaaaattgCCAGACTAGAATTTAAAACTATAGACAAGGGATCTGTACAACATAAATTCTGTTTAACCAAAAAGACATTTAAGATTCATTCCCTTTTTCATAACAGAAACAGCACTACATACACAGGTACCTTAACAGGGATACTGCACTTTCAGCATGATACAAGTGTGGCGTTTAGAACATGGGTTagaaaaagagggggaaaaaaggatttGTTTAATTACACTAACACATCTCCCCtcccccctcaaaaaaaaaggaaatagaTTATGGCCGCTCACCGATTATGAGTCGAGAATGCCTATTTACAGCCCTGAGTCTCATCAATTAACCAAGTTTACACAAAGCTTACAACTAGTCAGTTAGCATTCGGAGTGTGACTACAGATGTACAGTTCAGCTACACTTACTGCTTTAGCTCTGTGACATGTCCATACCTGCTCCACAAATATGACAATAAACAAAAACTGAAACTAGGGCCAGTCTCCCAAAAGCATCTTCATGTTAAGATCAGCGGCACTGAGAGGGCATTCAGCCTGATGCTCACTTTCGCTTAAATATTTAAGAACGGAGATGCTTTCGGTGGAAACCCAGATCTGTTCAGTTCTCCAGCCCCCCAGGGTAcacaaaataaaatgataaaaaaaaaataaatgtaaaaataaaaataaaataaatcacctacaaaacacatttttgacAGATACTGTTTGGAGCATTAATCACCGAAGAAGTCTCTgattcttctttctctccttttgaTACATTTTTCATACTATTACtgaaaatgctttttttgtaATAGCAGCTACACAATAAAAGGTTGTGCATATTTTCGTTGGCCCAGTGAATCAACTAATCATTACTGAAACACTGAGAAGCATTAGGAAAGTTCTATACAACAAAAACTCTTATCTGGACAGGAGGAAGCATCAGGGAGACTTCAGCTGTGGTTAGGTTTGAGCACCAGAACATGAATAATGTGTCTAAAAACAGACAATTAAAATTTAAAtccaaaaataaatgtaaaagggAGGATCACAATAAAACTGAAAATGTGTGCCATGTCACAAAGCCGGTAAAAGAAAAATGTGGGTGgccaaaaatatacatatatttaaaaaaaaaatctgaataacCATTCAAGTGAGTCCTGAAAGGGAACTCAAACAGATACTATGGTGGAGCTCCGTGAAGTGGTCTTAGTCAGTAGCAGAATCTACCTACATTGGGCAGGTTTTCATTTCAGGGCTTTTACTGAAATCATGCTTCATgtttaaaagaagaaaagaatgGAATGATCATATAAGACATCTCTCTCATTGCAACATGAGCTGTTTCAAATTTTCGTGCAAGATAGTGTCCTTGACATCACGGAAGACGAGCCGGATGTTCTCCGTGTTAATGGCGGTGGTGAAGTGGTAATACAGAGGTTTCTGCTGCTCTCGGCGCTTGCTGCGGAAGCACTCCACTAGGAACTTCTTCACTTCAGAGAGGTCGTGGGGATCCCCTGTGTACTCCGGGAAATAGTCTTTGATAGACACAAGCTTAACTTTCTCCTCCAGCAGGTCCATCTTATTGAGAAAGAGAATGATCGAGGCATTCGAAAACACACGGTTGTTGACGATGGTCTCAAATATGCTGAGCGACTCGGTGAGCCTGTTGGTTTGCCGGTCCTCCATTAGAACCTGATCGAACTCGCTAGAAGAGACAAGGAAGAGGACAGAAGTGACACAGTCAAAGCACTCAAACCAGCGACGGCGCTCTGACCGCTGACCGCCCACGTCCACCATCTTGAACGGAACATTCTTGATCTCAAAGTCATACTCGTGGATGCCCTTGGTGGGCTTCCGTGCCAGAAGTATGTCCTGCTGAGTTGGTAAATAGTCCTGATAATaagagaaacaacaaatgatCAATATTCACACTAAAAATACGCTCATACAGATACTGGTTATAGTTCACATATATTTTCTATTCTAACactgtgaaaaaaataaatacaaaataaacttAGAAGTGTCATTACCGACTGCCCAATTCTGTCCAAACCGTCCAGAAAATATTTCACAGACTCTCCCTACAGACacatacaaacaaaacaaaaaaaaacacagcacttTTTAAATACAGGCCATTTGGACAAAAACACAAtcagaacaaaaccttgtagAAAATCCAGCCCTTTGGATTTTGtggattttgtttttaaatgaatggaccaatgaaagaaatggtccaaaatgacttgctACATTGTAGTAATTTTgtatagaaaatatatatatataattctctAGTAAAGCTATATTTTGAAGACAAGATTTTGTTCTGGCACCAATATGACtttgaaatatttaataaagctACAATATAAATATTTCAAGTTTATTACTTTAAAACATCTTCAAGATCTTAATCCAGGAGCATTACACTCTTTACAATTTTCCTCAGAAGTAAGAAGCCATGTGCAACACAGGCTAGTCAAACAATTCAACTGTTCAATTAAGAAGAATTTTATGCATCACAGTTTAAAACGTTAATAACTGTCAATCA includes:
- the gna13a gene encoding guanine nucleotide-binding protein subunit alpha-13a, whose amino-acid sequence is MADFLPSRTALVCIPACFLSSNEVEQQRKSKEIDRCISREKTYVKRLVKILLLGAGESGKSTFLKQMRIIHGQDFDQRAKEEFRATIYSNVIKGVRVLVDAREKLHIPWGDPSNQAHGEIMMGFDTRSTMMVQGVVETKVFLHYLPSIRTLWTDSGIQSAYDRRREFQLGESVKYFLDGLDRIGQSDYLPTQQDILLARKPTKGIHEYDFEIKNVPFKMVDVGGQRSERRRWFECFDCVTSVLFLVSSSEFDQVLMEDRQTNRLTESLSIFETIVNNRVFSNASIILFLNKMDLLEEKVKLVSIKDYFPEYTGDPHDLSEVKKFLVECFRSKRREQQKPLYYHFTTAINTENIRLVFRDVKDTILHENLKQLMLQ